CCTCGTCGGTGGTGTCGAGCAGTCTGCCCGCCGGGGTGGCCGAAGCCCGGGCCTCCGGTTCGCCCGCACCACCGGAGCCGCAGCCCACGGATCCGGTCAGCAGCAGGACACAGACCGCGAGCACGGTGAGCACTCCCCGCGTCCACGACATGACGGGAGACTAGAACACCGGTCCGACCCGGCGGATCCCCCTGGGGTCCGGTTCCGGACATCCTCCTCGAGAGGGACCCGTATCGGCCCGCGTCGGCCCGGAAGGACCCGTGCGCCCTCTTGCGCACGGGAAACCGCAATCCTACGGTGTCCCATAGGAATCGGGTGGCGAGGGAGCGATCGATGAGCGGGGACGCGCGGAAGACCGCGGAGGGGCTGGCCTATCTGACCGGCTTCGGCAACGAGCACAGCTCGCAGGCCGTTCCGGGCGCGCTGCCGGAGGGCCGGAACTCGCCCCAGCGGGCACCCCTCGGGCTGTACGCGGAGCAGTTGAGCGGCACCGCGTTCACGGAGCCCAGGGCGGACAACCGGCGTTCGTGGCTGTACCGCATCCGCCCGTCGGCCGCGCACCCGGCCTTCACCCGCACGGGCAACGGCGCGATCCGTACGGCGCCCTTCACCCAGTCCGTGCCCGACCCGAACCGCCTGCGCTGGAACCCGCTGCCCGCACCCGAGGCCGGCACGGACTTCCTGGCGGGCCTGTGGACGCTCGGCGGCAACGGCGACGTCACCCAGCGCACCGGCATGGCCGTGCACCTGTACCACGCGACGGCCTCCATGGAGCGCGTGTTCAGCGACGCGGACGGAGAGCTGCTGATCGTCCCGGAGCGCGGCGGTCTGCTGCTGCGCACCGAGTTCGGGCTGCTGCACGCCGAGCCGGGCCACGTGGCGCTGATCCCGCGCGGGGTGCGCTTCCGGGTGGAACTCCTCGACGAGGACGCCCGCGGCTACGTCTGCGAGAACTACGGCGCCCCCTTCCGCCTCCCCGACCTCGGTCCGATCGGCGCCAACGGCCTGGCGAACGCCCGGGACTTCAAGGCACCGGTCGCGGCCTACGAGGACGACGAGCACACGACGGGCCCGGTGGAGGTGGTCAACAAGTTCTGCGGCAACCTCTGGACCGCCCTGTACGACCACTCCCCGCTCGACGTGGTCGCCTGGCACGGCAACCACGTGCCGTACGTCTACGACCTGCGCCGTTTCAACGTCCTCGGCACCATCTCGTACGACCACCCGGACCCGTCGATCTTCACGGTGCTCACGTCCCCGTCGGACACCCCGGGGCTCGCCGGCGTGGACTTCGTGGTCTTCGCGCCGCGCTGGCTGGTGGGCGAGGACACCTTCCGGCCGCCGTACTTCCACCGGAACGTGATGAGCGAGTACATGGGACTGATCGAGGGGGCCTACGACGCGAAGGCGGAGGGCTTCGTCCCGGGCGGCGGTTCGCTGCACAACATGATGTCGGCGCACGGACCGGACCGGGAGACCTTCGACCGGGCCAGCGCCGCCGAACTGAAGCCGCAGCGGATCGACGACGGCCTGGCGTTCATGTTCGAGACGCGGTGGCCGGTGACCCTCACGCCCCAGGCGGCCCGCGCCGAGCACCTGCAACCGCGCTACGACGACGTCTGGCGGGGCATGGAGCCTCACTTCCGCCCCTTGCACTGAGGAATGCCTACCGGTACGGATGGCCCGTGACCTCCTTCGCCCCGGACTCCATCGTCCTGAACCGCAAGCTGCCGCTGTGGTACCAGGTGTCGCAGTCGCTGCGCGCCTCGATACTCGGCCGCTCGCCGCGGGACCCGCTGCGCCTGCCCACCGAGGAGCAGTTGGCGGGCCACTACGGGGTGAGCGTGCTGACCATGCGGCAGGCCCTGAAGGAGCTGGAGGACGAGGGGCTGATCACCCGGCACCGCAGGCGCGGCACGTTCATCGAGCCGCACGCCAGGCGGGGCGCCCCGGTGCGGCTGCTGGGCTCGGTGGACGCGATCGTGGCCCAGCAGTCCGGCATGAAGACCGAGCTGCTGGCCCACGGCACCGGCCCGGTCCCGGCCGAACTGGCCGAGCACTTCCCGGATCTGGCCGAGACGGCGACGTACCACCGGCTGCGCTGCGACGAGAAGACGGGCGAGCCCACCAACCACGCCCGCAACTACGTCCGCCCCGAGGTCGCCGCCCGCGTCGACCCGGACGATCTGGCCCGCTGGCCGATGACCAAGGTGCTGCGGGACGTGGTGGGCATGGACATCAGCCGGATCACGGACACCGTCGAGGCCCGGCTCGCGGACCCGGAGACGGCCCGGCTGCTCGACGTCCCGCTGCTCAGCCCGATCCTGCACTACACCGGTATCACCTACGACACCGCGGGACGGGTGCTGGACGTGGCCGTCATCCAGTACCGGGGCGACCGCTTCTCCTTCACGGTCACCCTGGACGCCACCTGAGGCCCGGGTGCCCCGTCGTACGATGCCCAGCGTGACGCACGACGACGCTCCGCCGCTGGCGGACCTCATGCCGTGGTCCGTCGCACCGCCGCGGCTCGGCCGGGGGTGGCCGGCGGCTCCCGACCCGGCATCCCTGAAGGCCCGTTGGGACGCCCTGATGAAGGCGGAGGGCCCCGACCGCGAGGCCCTGCTGGAGCCGACGCGTTCCCGCACCCTGCACACGGCGGTCGGCCGGCTGCCGGGCGCGTCCGGCGGCACGGAGAAGCTGCTGCGCGCCGGCGGGCCCTGCCCGCAGCCCGTCCGCGTGCTGCGTGCGCCCTTCGACGAGCAGTGGCTGATCCCCGACCACCGGCTGATCGACGCGGCCCGTCCGGAGTTGTGGCGGGTGGCGGACGAGCGGCAGGTCTTCGTGACGGAGACCGCTGAGGCCGGCGGCCCTCCGCTGCTCCTGGCGACCTCCCGGCTGCCGCTGCTCGGCGGCGCCCGGGTCCGTCCGCTGTTCCGCCGCCCCGGCGGCACGGAACCGAACCTGCCCCCCGGCCTCCTCGACCACCTGGCCGCCCGGCTCGGCCGGCGTCCCGACCCGCTGGACGTCCTGGCCTGGACGGTGGCGGCGGTACGGGAGGGCTCCCGGGTCCCGCTCACCGCGGATCCGGCACTGTGGGAGTACGGCGTCGGTCTGGGCCGGCGCGCCCTGTGGCTGATGCGCCGCGACGGCGAGCGCCCGAAGCTGCCCGGCGGCCGTCGCCCGTACGTCCGGGCCCCGCTGCCCGCGCGCCCGCTGACCCTGCGCTACGACCGGGACGAGGAGGCCCTCTACCTGGACGAGGGCCGGGTCTCCCCCGTGCCGCCCGGTGCCTGGGACTTCGAGGCGGGCGGGGTGCGGGTGCTGGAGCAGTGGTTCGCGGCCCGCACCACGGAGGGCGAGCCGGGGACCCTCGGGGCGATCCGCCCGGCCGGCTGGCCGCAGGCCTGGACGTCCGAGCTGCTGGAGCTGATCACGGTCCTCGCGCTGCTCGCCGAGGTCCGGCCGCGGTGCCGGGAGCTCACGGTGACGGCGGAGATCACGGCGGCCGAACTGCGCGCGGCGGGCGTGCTTCCGGTGCCGTCGGCGGCCCGCCGGCCGGCCTCCGTCCTGGACGGCCGGGAGGAGGGGCCGGAGGGGCAGCTGGCGCTGCTGTAGGCCTGCGGCGCGGAGGGCGGTGTCGCGGAAGGCGACGCGCTGGCGCGGGCGGCGGCGGTCCTCGACCGGCTCACCGCGCGGAGCCGACGCTGGACACGACGGGCATGCGTCAGGCGGCCCAGGACACGCACGCACCGGGGCGTGACGGACCGGTACGCCGATACGGGCGCGGGGGCGACTGAAGAGGTGGGTGGGTGTCACCGCCGGGCGGGGAGACGGGGACCCGAGCCCACGCACGAGGACGCGAGCCCACGCACGGGGCGAGAGGGCCGGACCACCGGACGGACGTACGGAGCCGGGCGCACGAGACGGACGTTCGGAGTCGGCCTACGAAGTCATGCCTACGAAGTCATGCGTACGGAGTCGGGCGTACGGGGTCGTGCCCGCGCTCGGGAGCACACCGGGGCGCCGCTGCGTGCCGTGGGGATGACGGACGAGTGCGGCGGCGCCGCGCCGGGACGGTGTGACCGCCGGAGCGCGGGCCTCAGTTGCTGCCGAACAGCGAACGACGCAGTCGGCGCAGCGGCGCGAACAGCGAGACCCGGCGCACCCTGGCGCCCCTGCTGCTGCGCTTGTGCGCGGGCTCACGCGCGGTCAGCTCACGCATCAGCGACGTCGCCTCCACCGTCTCCCGCTGTGGAAGGGCAGGCCCTCCCAGCACCGCGAGATGGCGGTCGAGACGCGAGCTGGTCGCGCTGCTCCCGCAGGTGATCGCAGGGACCCTGGCCCTGCTGCGCACTGTTATCTGTTCCATGTCACTCCCCACCCGTACGAGTCCACCCGGCCCGGGCAGGGTAACCCTATCGCCCCGGTGCGGCATGCGTGTATCGCGGTCACAGGATTCACCTTCCCCGTAAGGGGGTTGACGATTACTCTCCGAATCCAACAGATTCCAGGGTGAGTTGGACAACCGGCCTGCTCGTCGGCCGGTCCGAGCCGCCGTCGGGTTCGACGGTCACGGCCAGTGACGTGGCGGACCGTTGCAGACCGGAGGCGATCAGGGGCGTGTCGTCGTCGAGGAGCCCCAGGGAGCGCGGTCCGGCGCCGGGGCGTACGAGCCACAGTTGGTGCACGCGGTCGCCGGACGGCTCGCCGTATCCGCTCAGGGTGACGACCGCGCGCCCCTCGGCGGCGGAGGCGACCACCGCGATGGTGCGGCCCCGGGCGTCCGCACCGGACGTCGCGCGGGCGTCCGGAGCCGCGAGAACGTGGGCGATCTCACGTGCCCGGTCCCGCGCGGTCTCCAGCTCGCCCTGCGTCCGGTTCGCCTGCACGGCGAAGAGCGAGGCCACCACGAGGGCCGCGGCGGCCGTGGCGGTGGCGAACGGCACGAGCAGCGGACGGTGCCGGGAGGCGCGGGAGCGCTCCGGCGGCGGCCGGACGCCCCACACGTGCGGCGGCAGCCGTGGCACGGTGCCGTGTCCGGGCGCGGGTTCCTGCGGGGTGGTGCGTACGGCGGCCATGACGCGCTCGCGCAGGGCCGCCGGTGCCGGGGCGGCCGTGGACCAGGCCAGCCGGACGGCGTCCTCGGCCAGGGCCCGCACCTCGGCGGCGCAGCGGTCGCACCCCTTCAGGTGCCGTTCGAAGCGGACCCGTTCGGCGCCCTCCAGGGCGTCCAGGGCGTAGGGGGCGGCGAGGGAGTGGAGGTCGCCGCGGCGCGGCAGCCGGCCGAAGAGGCTCATGCGACGCCTCCCAGGCAGTCACGCAGGCGGGTGAGGCCGTCCCTCATCCGGGTCTTCACGGTGCCCAGGGGGAGGGAGAGGCGCTCGGCCACCTCCCGGTAGGTGTAGCCGTCGTAGTAGGCGAGGGTGACCGACTGGCGCTGCAGGGCGGTCAGCCGGTCCAGGCAGCGGCGTACCCACTCGCGTTCGAGACCCGCCTCGACCTCCTCGGACACCTGGTCGAAGGCCGGGTGGTGAGCGCGCCGGGCCTCACGTTGCTCGCGTTCGCCGGCCGCGCGGGCGCTGCGGACCCGGTCGACGGCGCGGCGGTGGGCGACCGTGAGGATCCAGGACAGGGCGCTCCCCCGGCGCGGGTCGAACCGCGCGGCGGACCGCCAGAGTTCGAGCAGCACCTCCTGCGCCACCTCCTCCGACTGGGCCGGGTCGCGCACCACGCGCCGTACTAGTCCGAACACCGGGCCGGAGACCAGTGCGTACAGGTCCTCGAAGGCCTTCTGGTCACCGTCCGCCACGAGCATCAGCAGCTCGTCCGCCTCCACGGGGCCCCCTTCTCCGCGGGCCGCACCGGCCCGTCGACGTCAGCGCGGGGCGCGCGGCGGCGCACCCCTCGCAGGAGTTACGGATCGGCGGGCGGAAAACGCGGGTCGGCCGGGCGCGCGTTGTCGCCGCCCCGGATTTCCGTCCCGGACCAATCCTGCCCCGGGCCCGCTCCGAATGCCGGTGCGTCAGGGAAGTCGGCACATCGGCACAGAGGACGGACGGCATGACACCTATCTCCGGAAGCGGTGGCGCACGGCACCGGGGCCTCGCCACGCTGCTCTGCGGTGCGCTGGCCGCCGGGGGGCTCGCGGCGGCCGGCACGACCGCGCTGGGACCGGGGGCGGCGTCCGCCTCCAGCCACCGGGAGGCCCCGCTCGTATCGGGTACCCCGCAGTACGACAACACGGACCTGTACGCGTTCGTGAGCCCGGACCGTCCGGACACGACGACGCTCGTCGCGAACTGGATCCCGTTCGAGGAACCGGCGGGCGGGCCGAACTTCTTCACGTTCGCCGAGGACGCCCAGTACGACCTGCACGTCGACAACGACGGCGACGCCCTGGGCGACCTGGTGTTCCGGTACACGTTCACCACGCACACGAAGAACGAGGCGACCTTCCTCTACAACACGGGCCCGGTCACGAGCCTCGACGACCCGGATCTCAACATCACGCAGACCTACGACATCGAGCTGATCAAGCTGCACGGCGGGAAGGAGGCCTCCCGGACGGCGATGGCCCACGACGTGCCGGTGGCGCCGTCGGA
This region of Streptomyces ambofaciens ATCC 23877 genomic DNA includes:
- the hmgA gene encoding homogentisate 1,2-dioxygenase, whose product is MSGDARKTAEGLAYLTGFGNEHSSQAVPGALPEGRNSPQRAPLGLYAEQLSGTAFTEPRADNRRSWLYRIRPSAAHPAFTRTGNGAIRTAPFTQSVPDPNRLRWNPLPAPEAGTDFLAGLWTLGGNGDVTQRTGMAVHLYHATASMERVFSDADGELLIVPERGGLLLRTEFGLLHAEPGHVALIPRGVRFRVELLDEDARGYVCENYGAPFRLPDLGPIGANGLANARDFKAPVAAYEDDEHTTGPVEVVNKFCGNLWTALYDHSPLDVVAWHGNHVPYVYDLRRFNVLGTISYDHPDPSIFTVLTSPSDTPGLAGVDFVVFAPRWLVGEDTFRPPYFHRNVMSEYMGLIEGAYDAKAEGFVPGGGSLHNMMSAHGPDRETFDRASAAELKPQRIDDGLAFMFETRWPVTLTPQAARAEHLQPRYDDVWRGMEPHFRPLH
- a CDS encoding GntR family transcriptional regulator, with amino-acid sequence MTSFAPDSIVLNRKLPLWYQVSQSLRASILGRSPRDPLRLPTEEQLAGHYGVSVLTMRQALKELEDEGLITRHRRRGTFIEPHARRGAPVRLLGSVDAIVAQQSGMKTELLAHGTGPVPAELAEHFPDLAETATYHRLRCDEKTGEPTNHARNYVRPEVAARVDPDDLARWPMTKVLRDVVGMDISRITDTVEARLADPETARLLDVPLLSPILHYTGITYDTAGRVLDVAVIQYRGDRFSFTVTLDAT
- a CDS encoding type ISP restriction/modification enzyme translates to MPSVTHDDAPPLADLMPWSVAPPRLGRGWPAAPDPASLKARWDALMKAEGPDREALLEPTRSRTLHTAVGRLPGASGGTEKLLRAGGPCPQPVRVLRAPFDEQWLIPDHRLIDAARPELWRVADERQVFVTETAEAGGPPLLLATSRLPLLGGARVRPLFRRPGGTEPNLPPGLLDHLAARLGRRPDPLDVLAWTVAAVREGSRVPLTADPALWEYGVGLGRRALWLMRRDGERPKLPGGRRPYVRAPLPARPLTLRYDRDEEALYLDEGRVSPVPPGAWDFEAGGVRVLEQWFAARTTEGEPGTLGAIRPAGWPQAWTSELLELITVLALLAEVRPRCRELTVTAEITAAELRAAGVLPVPSAARRPASVLDGREEGPEGQLALL
- a CDS encoding sigma-70 family RNA polymerase sigma factor — its product is MEADELLMLVADGDQKAFEDLYALVSGPVFGLVRRVVRDPAQSEEVAQEVLLELWRSAARFDPRRGSALSWILTVAHRRAVDRVRSARAAGEREQREARRAHHPAFDQVSEEVEAGLEREWVRRCLDRLTALQRQSVTLAYYDGYTYREVAERLSLPLGTVKTRMRDGLTRLRDCLGGVA
- a CDS encoding anti-sigma factor, with amino-acid sequence MSLFGRLPRRGDLHSLAAPYALDALEGAERVRFERHLKGCDRCAAEVRALAEDAVRLAWSTAAPAPAALRERVMAAVRTTPQEPAPGHGTVPRLPPHVWGVRPPPERSRASRHRPLLVPFATATAAAALVVASLFAVQANRTQGELETARDRAREIAHVLAAPDARATSGADARGRTIAVVASAAEGRAVVTLSGYGEPSGDRVHQLWLVRPGAGPRSLGLLDDDTPLIASGLQRSATSLAVTVEPDGGSDRPTSRPVVQLTLESVGFGE